A genomic window from Pseudoalteromonas piratica includes:
- a CDS encoding phosphotransferase enzyme family protein: MTYQEQALVLSNQYGLGQTDISIKPIGSGHINTTLLLSSPNKHLVVQKLNTQVFPDSDALVSNARKIEKHLTKKAAKNAYDLDVIKHVATQDDSHLIRLNGETWRALEFIGGSYSEDVVKSTEKAKIAAGAFGQFAKALNDFEADSLKTVIPDFHNLSMRINALDKAVAADKVARVALCEDDIAFCQQQRHLLDEIDAIVPDLPIRACHNDTKINNMLFCKKSDQAKAVIDLDTCMPGYWMFDFGDMVRTFCSPEAEDSTDLDKVKVRENIFASIVEGYVEPLKKVLSDKEKQSFWLGAKVMTFMIGVRFLTDYLDGDNYFTIHREHHNLDRARNQFALYQDLLKKEQTLKAILFK, translated from the coding sequence ATGACGTATCAAGAGCAAGCATTAGTTTTGTCTAACCAATACGGGTTAGGACAAACAGATATTTCAATTAAACCAATTGGCAGTGGCCATATTAATACAACATTATTACTCAGTTCGCCTAACAAACATTTAGTCGTACAAAAGTTAAATACTCAGGTATTTCCTGACTCGGATGCATTGGTGTCAAATGCCCGTAAAATTGAAAAACACCTTACTAAAAAAGCAGCAAAAAATGCTTATGATCTTGATGTTATTAAACACGTAGCAACGCAAGATGATAGTCATTTAATTCGTCTTAATGGTGAAACCTGGCGCGCGCTTGAGTTTATTGGTGGCAGTTATAGTGAGGATGTTGTTAAGAGCACTGAAAAAGCAAAAATTGCTGCAGGCGCATTTGGCCAATTTGCAAAAGCTCTTAATGACTTTGAAGCAGATAGTTTAAAAACAGTTATTCCAGATTTTCATAATCTTTCAATGCGCATTAATGCGCTGGATAAGGCTGTGGCAGCTGACAAAGTTGCTCGTGTTGCATTGTGTGAAGATGACATTGCATTTTGCCAACAACAACGTCATTTACTTGATGAAATTGACGCCATTGTGCCTGACTTGCCAATACGCGCTTGCCACAATGATACAAAAATCAATAACATGTTATTTTGTAAAAAGTCAGACCAAGCAAAAGCAGTGATAGATTTAGACACTTGTATGCCGGGCTACTGGATGTTTGACTTCGGCGATATGGTTCGTACATTTTGTTCACCAGAAGCGGAAGACTCAACTGACTTAGACAAGGTTAAAGTCCGTGAAAACATTTTTGCTTCAATTGTTGAGGGTTACGTTGAACCACTCAAAAAAGTATTGTCAGATAAAGAAAAGCAAAGCTTTTGGTTAGGTGCAAAAGTGATGACCTTTATGATTGGCGTGCGCTTTTTAACAGACTATCTTGATGGTGATAACTATTTCACAATTCACCGTGAACATCACAATCTAGACCGTGCGCGCAACCAATTTGCACTGTATCAAGATTTACTTAAAAAAGAGCAAACATTGAAAGCGATTTTGTTCAAATAA